A window of Chaetodon trifascialis isolate fChaTrf1 chromosome 3, fChaTrf1.hap1, whole genome shotgun sequence genomic DNA:
ACCTAAAAGTGCATCATAGTCTATGTACCAAACAAGTCTGCCATGAGCGGGCTTCACCCCGGTGACAGGCCATTTGTGTGGGTTGTCCTTTACTCGGCTCAGCTGGGTGATCAGCTCATGCTTGCCTTTGCCCATCACTAAAATAGCGACGTTGCGGGCTCTGTTAATGGCACTGAGAGTGAGGCTCATGCGCTGGTGAGGCTTGACGGGGCTCTCAGTGAGGGCCACCAGGCTCTCCGCATGTTCATCCACTTTACTGCCAGGGAACAGAGAGGCTGTGTGGCTGTCATGGCCAACTCCCAGCAGCACAAAGTGGAAGCTGGAGCCATTAACCAGCTTGCTGAACTCTTTCTCATACAGCAGCggccctccatcctcctccacacatAGACGCTGGTTGATCTGCACTGGCATGGGGTGGATGTTGTAATAGGGTATCCTCACATGTTGCAGTAGATGTTCGTGCAGGTTATGGAAGTTGGACTCCAGTTCGTTCAGCGGCACGCAGCGCTCATCCACCATCCACACATGGGTGTTCTTCCAGGGGAAGGAGAAGTGGTGCCGGGTCAACCTGTGGAACAGAGCGAGGGGAGAGGACCCACCAGAGAGGGCAAGATGGAACACACCGCCCTCGTGTACCGCTGCCTCCGCTGCTTCCTGTATGTCTGCAGCTAgcctctccaccagctcctcagccCAGGCAGTCACCATGTCGGCGCTGCGAAACTTGCCTTGCATCACTTGGAAACCGTTCGCTGACGTGCCGCCCATTTGATCATTGCTGATTATCACCACCTCACTGTTGTAGCTGATGTCTTTGCCTTTCACACGCACGTCCAGCAGGTCCCCGTTATCTGCACCCCCCGGGTAGATGCGGGGAAAAGAGCTGACGAGGCTGCTGAGTAGCGGTGTCCAGAAGCCCCAGGAAGCCAGCAGGTTTTCAGTACTAACAAAACTATTCTTGCGTCCagcaaaaatgtgagaaataaGTTCTGAATAAGCTTCCTTCTGCTCTGTTGGAGTTTGCACATAATAGTCTGAAATAGGTAAACCTAGAATGTTGACATCTGTGTGCTCTGTCACTTCCTTCCACTCACCGTCCATCAAAACTGGCTTGAATAAATTCTTACTTACAAGAATAGCTGGATATCGAAGGCTGCCGTGCCCAAAGTGGAAAACGATCTGTTTGGGCTTGCAGTGAACATTGTTGTGGTTCTGAACACAAAAGACGTCATTCTTGAAAAGTATGCGTGCATATCCCACCCGTTCATCTAACATCTTCCCAGAGATCAAAAGAATTGGGACACCTTCATACCGGGCCTCATCGATGTATGCTAATACAGCTGAAATACACAAGAGGATCACTTATTAGCAGAGCTGTATTTGTTTTACAGCAAGTTTTTTTACACACTTTGCCAGTAAAGAATACATAAAATCATAATATTTAAAAGGAACAGTCAGTACTCACCTGCAAATGTTGGAGTGGGACTGAAGTGATCTTTTGTCTTATTCAGCTCCTGCTGAACCTCGGTTTTGTACGCTTGGTACTGGCCGACCACAGCTTGATTCTTTCCTACGGGCAGCAGGGAGGTGAAGATCTGCAGCTTGTTTTGCAGGACTtcctcactgctgctcagaTTCATGGGAAGCCTCATGGTCAACAGGGTCATGACCTCAGTCAGATGATTCTGTAGCACATCTCTGACCACCCCATACTGGTCATAGAAGGGAATACGACCTTAAGGACAAAACAACAAGGACAGGGACACatgattgtgttttttcatatcTCAAAAGAGTTCATTACAACAGTTTTGATGCAATATTTAATTACCTTTAACATCCAGGGTCTCTTTCAATACAATCTCCACTCTCTCGATGTGGTGCTTGTTCCAGATGGGATCCAGAAACTTTCTGTTCTCTACTCTGAATGGAAGTATCTTTGCAACCACCTtttcacaaaagcagaaaaacacatgaaaccaGACGTCTCCATCACAGAGTGCTGGGTGAAAGGCACTAGCTGTAGGATATTCTCACCTGCTTCCCCAGGTAATGGTCGATTCTGTACATTTCTTGATCCTTTAGGGAGCTCCCGAGCTGAGATGCAAGTACCTGAGCGCTTCTGAAGTCATGTCCAAAAGGTTTCTCCAGCACCACCCTCAACCACGCCTCGCCGGTCGGCCTGCAACTGCTATTTATCTTTTCAGCAATATCTGCATATGCAAAGGCCGGTACTGAGAGGTAGAAGAGTCTGCCTGCCTCTGTCATTCCCTCTTGTTGAAGTTCTTGCTCAATGTGCTTGGCCAGATCCTGGTAGTCCTCTAGGTCCTTCAGCTGTCGATACTGTGAGAGCCGCAGGAACTGCTCTTTCAGCAGAGCACAGCGCTCCTGTGATAAGTCCTTTGAGCAGGACACTGCCTTCAGGATCTCAGAGAGGGCCGGTTTGCCCTTGTCAGCAGGCGACAGTCCTCCGCCATAGAAGGAAAAGGTGTTTCCACTTCTGACCTGGTTAATGTACAACTCGAAGAAGCCCTGCCACAGGTACTTCTTTGCCAGGTCGCCTGTGCCTCCCACTATCACCACCGAAACATGACCAGGTctctgtgcctcctctctctcctcgccATTTCCTCCCTGGGCACACACAGTGACCAGAAGCAGGAACACAGTCACAAACATGCTCTGGTCTGAACGGTCCAACTCCTGTGTGAACACAGCAATATGTTACAAAAAAGAAACGCaatcatttttcacaattaaaacagtggaagcagcagatgtttggcatttgtgtttgaaaaatgaaaacaatccatcatcaaaatagctgctgatTAATATTCTGTCGACTAATTGCATAATCAGCAAATGTTTCCAGCTCTAAATGTTTGTGACAAAAGCAACTTAAACATGACTATTCATGAAATGTCCCCAAACTgaatgaaagcaaatgaaaaatgtttgcacTTTGCCTTGTGAAGACCATACAGCAGAAAAGCTACAACATATAAAATAACATCCAATTCATAATACGAATCTAACATTTCTAACAATGCACACATTGAACAGATGCTGCTGGATTTCTTTTGCGACCTAACAAGTCCTACGATTTAACAGCAGTTAATATAACATAAAACTTAAAAGTCAATTTGAAACATCTAAAAGCCAACACAGATAGATCATTTGAACAGCACGAATGTCAAGCAATAGTGAACGTAACCTTCAATTACTCTGGGACTTACACAAATCTCCAAAGATGAAATAGATAAGCAATAAATTACTTAGAAAAATCTCTCCCTCCAGCTTCTATGAAGTCCTCTTGAAAGCCAGTGATGAGGTGTTGTGATACTGTCATGAGTATAATGATCAGGGGACAGAGAAAGGGTGTAGACTTTGCACTTTGCTCAAGGGCTTTGAGCTTCCAGTACAACAGTTCTGCTGTTGACAGAGTGCTGGGAAAGTCCGACCTACTTATTTTGCAAAGACCTAAAATCATTTATAGTAAAGAaactgcaacagcagcaaaaaaaaaggtttcactTTACACATTCTCAGTGTATTCTAGgaaatcagatgtttttttttaacagttatgACATTTGGATTTTAATGTGGAGCACTGGAGAGCTTGGAGCCACTGGTCTGAGGACGCTGAAGCAGTAAAAGATCTAAAAATATTGAATCCTTTGTTATTGACTCAACAAAATCTAATTTGCATTTGGCAAGCAACCAGCGCACAGTGGCCAGTGTTGAAGCGGAATCAAGTCAAGGCTCCGCAGGAAAGCAAAGCTAGGTAGGCTCTCCTGATCTGAGCGGATGTCATTTATTGTAGGTATCAGGGTCACAACAGTTTCACATATTTGCAGCCTGGACACCATGTCTGGTCATAAataatcaaagcagcagaaccagaaatGTCATCTTTGCTTTTCCACgtattcctctttttttcccccggCATCGATATGAACCACGATGCAACTCCACTGCTGACAGCTCGCTCGCACATTCTGGTGCCTCATGCTAACAccggctaatgtagcctcgagtctcaagcagagatgaagtGGGTCCGGAAAACTCACTCTTTCTAActccaaagttttttttctacCTTTGTAGTCTTCAGCACAACTGAGGCttcacttgaggcaatttatcagaTATTCATTTAGCCTTACAACTCTGATTCCAAGAAAGTAGGGATGCTGTAAAAGAAATAGAAGTAGATGCTACGTCTTCATTACTGCCTTCTCTGACATTGTGTTGtatgaaaaacaaactcaaaatgtGAGTTTGTGGCTCTCAACATTCAGCTGTAGTTATAGCCGAGGCCCTGTAGAGGTTATAAACCTGATTAATGACAGAGAACATTTTagtttcccccctctctctagGGAGACTGAAAATTGCACTCACAGCTGAACAGAACACCCGTAGTATGAAACTCATTTTATGACTGAGTGCAACATCTGGACTCCCTGAGTTCCACAACGTGTTTACACAGTAGCACTGCAAACAAAAAAGGCCACGTCATGGCTGCTGACTGCTCCAACAACAGCTGAATTTTAGTTCAGCAGtcaaaatatttgattttctaTTGACAAGAAAACTTGTCACACTTTTTATTATCAACATCACAACTGGGAAATTATGTATTTGAAAAGCAGAGTTTCACACCATTTTGCTTTATTGCCATTTCTCTgtattttgctctttttaaaCTACATATACTTCTTTTTCTCTATTGAGTTCTAGGCTCTGACTTTTTCTGCTAATTTCCCTGCAGGCTTTAATTTCATTCCTGTGCAGCTTTCAGTTtattccattcattttctatcagCATAGAAAATCTTCCTTCACACCAATATTCATGCTCCTCGTCTCATTTATACATCAAATGTGCCATAAAGTAtgagcaaagacaaagaaagggCACCTTCTCCTCCCCTGAGCACACACAGGACATCACACATGACCTTCACACAGCCTTCACTAAACCTTCTGGTGCTGACTTTTATTCTAGTGAAATTATATGAACGTTTGTTCAAGGAACATCATCAAGCGGTGGCTCCTGGTGCCAAGTGAGATCATACTAACCAGACTACAGAGCCCACATGTACAATGAAGACTTGTCTGACAACAGAGCAGCGCTGTTCATGACTGAAGAAGGCACTGCTGAGATGGTTGGCTGTATGCTGCATGCTGTCTGCGTCTTTGCGGCCAGATTTGTCACAGCAAAGTGGTCTGAAGCACATAACACGAGTCTTCTGACATAACTGCAGGGATGTTGAAACTATTCACTCACTATGAAACTGATGAACCTATTCAACTGCCCGGCTTTGTGACTAATAACCAAGTTGTTAGCCTTCAGCTCAAAGTACATGTTTTTCATCAGAAATGGCCCCCAACCCACCTACGGCTGTGAACTTGTGACCCTGGGATAAATAATCATATCATGCATCATCACAACACCAGTATTATGTGGGCTTCGAATGGTGTAAGTGTTGCATAAAAACGGGGAGATGGGGCTGACAGAGATGTACATTATGTCCatcatttatttgctttgttattCAGACAGTTTTCATGACAATATGTTGAATTTGCAGCCGCATGTTTAACTAAAACCGTCACCTAACTGAAGACTTCAATGCATCTCAGCTAAAGGGATAATGCTCTACTATGCACAGCAGGACAATAAACTCTGATcccaaagaagttgggacactgtgtaaaacaaataaaacagaatgtggaCATTTCTTAACCCTTTCTGACATttactcaactgaaaactgtACAAAGACATTCAATGTTTTACCTCGTCAACTTCTTACATTTTTcgtaaatatatgtttattctgaatttgatacccacaacatatttcaaacaagttgcGACAGGAGTAacgaaagactgggaaagttgtagaatgctccaaaaacacctgtttggaacattccacaggtaaaaagGCTCACTGgtcacaggtgagagtatcatgattgggggTGAGAGGGGCATCTCCGAAAgtctcagtcattcacaagcaaggatggagcgaggttcaccactttgcgaactgctgtcagtaaacacagtttgtctgcaaacggttggggttgtgtgtgtattttcatgtttacTTAGTTTAAAATGCTGATTATTTTTAAAGATTAATTCAAATTGTTTGCCAAAGAGCGGGTAAGTGGCAGAAAGCGTTGTATATTTGAATATAACTTACATCTATGACTCGAATGTACTTCACAATGAAATGTCCCAAATGTAAAAATTATAGCACATCGTGTGCAGTGCAGGGCTTGATCGTGTCTTAGCCCCTGAACCTATCAGTGTCTGTATTTTCCGCCGATCCAACTCAGCCTTaaacacaccaccacacacacactttgacacgCTCCCTGAGCACGTCTTGTGTACATGTTCACCGCTAATTACTGTTACTCCGCACAAAGTGTTTTCCTGTCAGGGTGGTGTTCTCGATTCTCGCCaggcaggaaacaaaacatcacaaaaataGACGTGGGGGATTATTTCTTGGTCACAGGCTTTCAAACGGTCGAAAAACACGACATTTAGCTGAAAACCGACAATCCGTTCCCGGCCTGTGACGTCATTGAACATACGTTAACATTAGCGTTGGTATTAATTTTATGTCCGACACAGGAGTCAATGATCTCTACAAACTTTATATACTTAGCTACTTCAGGGAAGCCCATTCGTCATTATTTACTTGTACTTTCTCCGCATATGTTTGCTTGTGTGGTAAAAACACAACTCAcgcccactctctctctctatctctctctctctctctctcacacacacacacacacacagatgagcgGTGGGCAAAACGTTTATCCCACCTGCTAGCTGTCAAACTTCACTTCCGCTGACGTTACAAACACACGCTGCTCCACAACCTCACCGCTAAATCTTCAACTGTGATATCGCCAAAACACTTCAAACGACTCGAGTATACACACGTAGAGACAGCAAACAGACTGTGCACGAAGTTAATGAGATACGAACCTGCGCCGTGCTGGTAGCATGAAAGACTCGCTGCACCGTCAACGCTTCCTGCATCAGTCACGTGACACAGTTCCGCCGGCTGCAGATGGACGCACTGAATGTGCAAGATTTACTATAACCATAGCTTTATTTGGTCCAACGTGGCAGCCAATGGGACTGGGCCTGTGAAAAGGGGGTTTCTCAGTGTACATCATCTGCAGAAACAATAGTGGAAGCCTCATCAAGTAAAACATacaagtaaagaaagaaaaaacatgatcaGGGCTTCTTGCCAGCGGATGCTGTGGAGAACAAGCCAATTGGGCTGTACAGTAGCCTGTATGACAGAAGGTCAGAAACAGTACAGCTTGCACAGTACAGCTTGTTCTCTTCTTGGTGAAAGTAAATAAGAATTAAACTGTCGAATGCCAACTTTTTGAATGAGCTCAGGTCAGGCCTCATTAAATACACATCATGAACTGTGATGAACTGATTGACATTTGTTAGACTGAATGTTGCATGGATTTAAAGTAATGCGCTGAAATTGCGGATGGCGCCCTCAGTGTGAATGGTTTGCCTCacattttcatctgtctttctctgctttcaagTCTCTACCAGGAATATCAGAGTAATTTAATCCAGGGCATTATCACAAAATTCTTTGCACTTTTCTGAATAAAAGAAACACTTCTTTTAATGATAGAAGCCAAGTGTAGATTTTAAATTATAAAGGTTAGAATGGTATAAGATTATCATCTTTACAATGGCTTGTTACTATCTAAACATAAGAGACGCCCTTTAGTACATTTAAAtggtttttcatcattttgatgAATAATTCACCATCTTATTTAAGCCTTatatcagctgctgtttgtgtccctgGCTCTTGTCTGTCACATGGGGGCAGATGTAGACTGCATTGTATTATTTACACAAGAGGGGCCTCTGTTGGTCTCTGTGTGGTATAGCTGCTTTCTACTTCACGCATACTTTCCACAGTCTGAAGCTGATCACATTGTCATCAATCAAATGCCGTCAGCTCTAAACGCTCCATCTCTAACTGAAAAATAACAGCTGGCCTTCACGATGTGAAGAAGCAGCcattctgctttctgtttgttgACAATTTGAAAACAGGAGTACAAAAATCAGGTTAACGCAAACTGCTGACTTGAAGTGGATGGCCATCAGCTCCTGTTTGCTGTGCATTGTTCAGCTGTCTAGTGTCATCAACCTCTGAATCCAGGCCTACCTCAAACAAAGCAGGTGCCCCTTTTGGCCAAATAATGATCTGATTGTTGTTGACCACACTGCTAGTCGTCCTTTCTGGTCCTCCCTTATCCTCTTGTGAACAGTTGTGGTCGTTACAGCACAAACCTTGACTCAGCAGCTCCATGGCCCCATCTAATACACAGCAGTGGCTGCAATTAATGTCTTAACTTTTTGGAAATGTATATACTTATAATTGCAAGATTATAAATTGTGAGTTGCTCTTATTTTTACATTCCAGCTGAGGGGTTTTGTAATTGAAATATGAACATTTACCAGCACAGCAATCTCACCACAAGGTGCACTAGTAGCTGCAGTTTTAAGCTTTTGATCGTATCCACAGTCTTCCTGAAATGTTGTTTCCaaagtcaagaatgaactttcagCTTCAATATTTAAGCCAACGCAGATGGGAATGTGCTCAAACGTGGACATTTAAACATCTGCCATGACAACTGGGCAAACTTTAGTCTAAAGTctaaactccatctgctgaggaagatccTGCGatatgactgaaagctccagactagctactaaatggacctgGTGGTGAGATTGTTTAATCCACTGCTGGTTTCAAGGTTAAAAATGAAGATTTCATCTCAACAGTGTATCCCAATTTCAAACAtgggcttcacacacacacacacacacacacacacacacacacacacacacacacacacatacacacacacacacacacacacacacacacacacacacacacacacacaccactgcctTAGAAACAGCTGTAATGGCTGTGATCACACTGTATGGCCCTCCCAAGTTGGCCAGCCACTGTGaaatgtaaacagtaaacaggaTGGGCCATCCTgcctatgtgtgtttgtgagtgtgttttagtgtgtgtcacagacagcgtgtgcgcgcgtgtgtgtggaggggagggCTTAGCTGCTAAAGAGAGAATGAGCCCATGCAGAGCGTGCTAGCCCAGCTGTCACTGCTATAACTTCAGACTTGAGAGACCACAGGATGCAAGCTGGAgggccactgtgtgtgtttaagtgtgtgtgtgtgtgtgtgtgtgtgtgtgtgtgtgtgtgtgtgtgtgtgtgtgtgtgttgtcgcCCCACACCCCCAGGCATTCTCCACAGCCCCTGGCTTCCTTCCTCCCCTTTGTTGAGCCTGCGAGGCAGACTTCGTCAAGCTGAGCACACAAATGAATGCATATGAATGTGTGCTGTCATCTTTATTAGGCCCCTTTGCCAGCACCCATTACATTTAACACGGGTCTTTACTGAAGGGGATTTCACTTGCAGTCATGTCCTCGCCCCCCCTCCCTAAACTCTTACTTGCCAGACGAGGAGGATTATAGTGACCTCAGCCTGGGATGAATTTGAATACACAACCTGTTACACTCTCGTCAGAACATAATACcaagcaatgaaaaaaaaggcaaattttTAAATGACTCTTTGTTCCTTTGAGTTATATTATGGTTGGATGTTTGATATATGACTCCAAAGGTAATTAGCTTTGGTTTTATATTTCAAAGATGAGACAATCCTGTCAAATGTCTTCCTTTGGATGCATCCTAAATATCTGTCTGTACCTGCagtgttgatttttttcccctacaGCTGCTCTTTGATGCATGAGGTCAGTGCCAATGCAGGCAGCAATGACTGATGAGGGCGAAGCCACAAACAGACTTAACCCAGGTAAAGTATGAGTAATGCTCCATGTTTTTAACCACATTCTCACATTTCTTCCCTTCATGAGACGAAGACTTGTCGGAGCGCGTTCTTCCTTTTGTTTCTCATCGCTACGCCGCACACAACGGAGCCCACATAGGCAACAGACGCCCACCCTGAATTCCAGCAAGGAGAGGTGATGTTTTCAGAGGTGGCATGTGGGGCTTTTACAACGAGATGGCTgaggacagggaggaaaaaacaatGCACAGGCTTTTCAGTCCAGACAATAGAGCACAGAATGAAGAAGCTTCCACAACATCCATCCTGTTAGTGAGGAGCATAAAAGGACggtggttttggttttatggtttTATTGTCAGAGGCACTTCTGTTGGTTTATATTTTACAGTATGTGGTCTTGCGTTTTTTATCTAGTTTTGGTGAAGGACTGAATGTACCTGTACCGAACTTGAGATTAGTGGCTTCAAGTCCTACTTCCTATTGTGGTTTATATAGTACTTATCAGTTCACGGCGTCTGAACAATGTTGTGGTTGCTGAGCTGAGATATCTCGTGCTTATGTCATCACATCTGATTGTTTTTGTTACGCTGTAAAACACAGCCTTTGCCTTGTGTGATCTTTATGTTATCAGATAAGTTAAGGGATTACGCACTCCTTGGTGGGCGGAAAATTCCTACCTCACAGGCTCATAAAAACCTTTTCAAACTCACAGGATTATCTCAAAAATGCAATGGCTCCCATACTCATGCTCTGAATCAGGAACTGCATGTCTGAATTTTTTTCAGTGATGTTGGATGAAATGTTGGATGAAAATGACTAATTCCAACTTTCTTAACAATAAAAGAGCAATGGAGGTAAAACAAGATGGGCAACGAATCACCAAGCACCAAGAATAAAAATTAATATACACAGGTACTGTTAACACAGGTGAAGCGTATTtgtgtacatttactcaagtactgttaTTTCAGTACAATTTTGAAgtaaatatttccattttatgctacttcatGGTTCACATtgcagagaaatattgcactttttatacattcattttatcttatacatttaaaatgcaggTACTGGTAAAATTTTGTTACTCGTTGACAATTTTCATgcaaaacatgaacatttcatgaaatatgatgcactgTTATGGATTAAACCACCCAACAGTATGTAAAggagttaaaattagctccacgCCGGCCAACTACAACATTTAAGTACTGCTCACATGTTGATGCATCGATAATAATCATTCAATTATATAATAATGTTCTGCATAATGATCATTTTTGCTATTGATAGTTTTcgcaaatactgtacttttacttagaCATTTTGATTGCAGCACTTTTAGTTGTGATTGAgcatttgttatttgtttttgtgtggtaCTGCTATTTTACTAAAGTAAATAACcagagtacttcttccaccactgatagTTAGGCTGTAGCCACCAGAACGTATGAAGAAAGGTGCGACTGCATCATCTCTTAACAAGGGTTTTGGGGGCCCTCGCTCAGATGGTGGAATGGTGGAAAACAGTAGGTGCATTTTATGTTGGCAGTACACAAAAACTCCCCGGTGCTTTCAGTGGTGTTCCACCTCTCTGTTTGCTGATAGCTCAAGAAGTGTAAGGAAAGCAGGGGTGTGAGGGGAGCAGGGTCTGAATGACATGGCGTTGCTGCTTCGGCCGTTGTTCACTGACCCACAAAATGCGGACCCAGCCCCCAGTGTGAAGTACTTTTGTGTAGCCGTCGCCCTCAGAAGCCCGGGGCCAGAGTGGGGAGGCACGTTTGGACACCCGGAGTGCTCAgcgctgtgaggctgcagtCTGCTCTCAGGCAGCACGCATGCTCTGTTAGGTGGATAAAAAGAAGCCTGTATTGTAATGAAAGCATTTGCATACTTGTGTGTTAGAGAGGGTGTTAACCTTTGACACCTTCGAGAACTGGTTGACAACAGAAACCACTTCTCAGCGCCTAAGCATGAACACACTCGAAAATAACACCTTAGCGTACCTCAGTGTGTATCAAAACCAAtaaagaggggagagaaaggcCTGCTTGAGTGCTTAAGATGGAAGTTTCCTTCAAGTGGCAGTTCACACTCAAAACAAAGTGTGGCGGATCATTTGAAAGTGAGGGATACCTGGATGTTAAAGCATGTCTTTGAGGGActgaaaagcagatttttttttcctcaggagaCACATAAAACTCAGATTTATTTGCAAGAAGGAACTCGTATTTGAACAATCAACAGCAAATATTGGTGGA
This region includes:
- the h6pd gene encoding GDH/6PGL endoplasmic bifunctional protein yields the protein MFVTVFLLLVTVCAQGGNGEEREEAQRPGHVSVVIVGGTGDLAKKYLWQGFFELYINQVRSGNTFSFYGGGLSPADKGKPALSEILKAVSCSKDLSQERCALLKEQFLRLSQYRQLKDLEDYQDLAKHIEQELQQEGMTEAGRLFYLSVPAFAYADIAEKINSSCRPTGEAWLRVVLEKPFGHDFRSAQVLASQLGSSLKDQEMYRIDHYLGKQVVAKILPFRVENRKFLDPIWNKHHIERVEIVLKETLDVKGRIPFYDQYGVVRDVLQNHLTEVMTLLTMRLPMNLSSSEEVLQNKLQIFTSLLPVGKNQAVVGQYQAYKTEVQQELNKTKDHFSPTPTFAAVLAYIDEARYEGVPILLISGKMLDERVGYARILFKNDVFCVQNHNNVHCKPKQIVFHFGHGSLRYPAILVSKNLFKPVLMDGEWKEVTEHTDVNILGLPISDYYVQTPTEQKEAYSELISHIFAGRKNSFVSTENLLASWGFWTPLLSSLVSSFPRIYPGGADNGDLLDVRVKGKDISYNSEVVIISNDQMGGTSANGFQVMQGKFRSADMVTAWAEELVERLAADIQEAAEAAVHEGGVFHLALSGGSSPLALFHRLTRHHFSFPWKNTHVWMVDERCVPLNELESNFHNLHEHLLQHVRIPYYNIHPMPVQINQRLCVEEDGGPLLYEKEFSKLVNGSSFHFVLLGVGHDSHTASLFPGSKVDEHAESLVALTESPVKPHQRMSLTLSAINRARNVAILVMGKGKHELITQLSRVKDNPHKWPVTGVKPAHGRLVWYIDYDALLG